TccgtacatatatatattagtatatgtaAAGTGATGAACGAACTACACCCTCCGACCGTAGTTAGATATcctgtttttctattttaatcttgcggttcatttttactataaatgggaATAAAGCCTTACATTCTATTAACTCATTTAGTTCCttcttcatttaaaattaaagtatataaataaaattcatattttgttattattttaataatttttaactcttatgtcaaaaataaatgagactcttaacaATAGAATTAGGaattagtaaaaaagaaaCCCTTTGTATATGGCCCAATGGTGGGCAACCTTATCTCTCAAAATGTGGTTCTCTTTAGTTCGAAAGGGGGTGGGGAAGGGGAGAATTTTCTTAAGCGACaagtgattaattaatttgaatgaatgaggagttacttaaaaaaaaaacacttgtATGTCCCAATGGTGGGCAACCTTATCTCTCAACATGTGGTTTCCTTCGAAAGGGGGTGGGGGTGGGGGAGGGGAGATTTTTTTAAGCGACaagtgatttaatttgaatgaatGCAATGATTGAAATGTTGctgttgaaaatattcaatacGTAAAATAAACTATCAAAttgtactatttatttaattactaattcattaatataatagattaaaaatatcaacacaattattttataattaattattactttatcaatataatatattaaaaacgTTAATAAAATCactttaaaatgtcaatacaaagTTAGAATGCTTTTAAAGGGatgtattattaattaattaggtttACCTTAGAAGAAGATTAATGCCTAGTTTCCTGCTTCACACGTTGCACGAtgaatatttctaaaaatataaaaaactttTATAAGAGCATTTTCAATCagtaaatgaaaaaggtatattatctatttactcataaagtgaaatatactcttttaaaaaataaatgttccaaaggaaaaaaatactcGAAAgatcaatcaataaaataataatacaaaatgcattaaaaaacataaagcgTAATACCTtctttttcatgaaaagaagacaaatatagtaattataagattttacctctcgattaatggagaggtaaagacacctcttcaaaatggaaaaaggtaTAATACATTCTCACATACCTCTctccttagagcatctccaagggagAAAAGTATATTGAGAATGTATACTTCTCATTTgctgaaagaaataaaatgaatattggtAACTTAATGGGGAGACACTGTTGCATTGGGCTGCTAGGAGCAAACAAGTTGAGTAACCATTATTTCTTTTGCTTGAAATTTGATTGCtgcatgtttctttttttttttcttattcaacACTCAACCAATTGAAATATCCCAGGTGATCATGTACTTGGTGGGGATCaataaagtagagaagaaATCAATGAATTCAATGGGCAAAACAGCAGTGGAACTAGTGGAAGAGAGCTGTGATGAAGAAATGACTAAAGCCATGGTATCAATAATGCCACCATCAGCTTGGTCCTGGTCGAATCCAGCGATGCTCGAAACGCTGTCAAAGAAGAGAGAGCAGACAATGGTGGTGATGGCCTTGATCGCTACAATGGCGTTCCAGGCGGCTGTGAGTCCCCCGGGAGGGGTGTGGCAGGAGGACACGTCATCACACAGAGCAGGAGAGGCTGTGATGGCAACTACTCATCCCAAGATATACAAACACTTGATACGAGCAAACACCACAGCTTTCGTTTCATCTCTCATCACAATCTTCATGGTCACCGTGCCACAGCGATTTGGGAAGGGTATTCTGTTGAATTTCTCCCCCTATGCAGTGTGGGTGTCGCTGGCAGCTATTGCAGTCAGCTTTGGAGGTTCAGTGTTGATCGTTGTGCCAGATACACAAACACGATCACTTACCGAAATCAAAACTGTGGTCGTCGCCGTATCTCTCGGTTTCTTGGGAATTAGGTTCCTCCGAAATGTTTTCATAACGTGCTGTGTAATACTCTTCGGATATAAGTGGGTCAAGGATACTCTCACGCGGATTCGGCGGCTTTGGAGTAAGGtgttataacttataacaaCGTCAAAATTATGTTGTGactaaaataatgataaatagaATGTTTATAGTTAAACACTAGCCAAATTATGTTGAATGAGAAATACCATTACAATTTGTTGAAACTACATTAATTAACAATCACTAGTACTCTCCATTTCGGCTAACGAGTTCAACTAGCTGTACAAATATTGTTACATTCCTTTTTGGTACAATAGTTTCTTTTTCTACTGCATCACTGTTTCACTCACCTTTCTTCCCCCCTAATTATTaatgcactttttttttctctctctgtttttgctttttcttcttattacACAATTGATCGACGTATATTTTTTGTACGCAGTTTAAAGAGGACCACGTACTATTAGATTGACTGCAAAGAAAATTCTTCCTAGATAATTTCCTCACTACTTCACAttgttaacaaaaaaaaagacatcATTACTGGAAAGTACAATGCTGTGGAAAACTGAACATTTTTCAACATAGGCAGTATAGACAAGAAATTCTCTAACCTTTCAATATGGAGTTGAATAAAACATTGATACATAGCAATCAGAAATTGTTTTGTTAGATAACGTGTAGCATCAAACTCATATAAGTGATTTACTTCTTCGTGCAGAAAGAAGTTTCAGTAATCAACTAGCCTACAAAGTTTCTAGATCAGTAACTACACTTGCAAtcagaaatttgaatttctgaCTAACCTTATCATGTGGTTAAGAATCGGACGCCGCAGTAATTTTCTTCGTGCAGTCATATGGTCCAATCtgattgtttttctttttgaccTGAAAATTATCGTACATGACTCAGGAGTGTGAAATTAACAAATTCTCTGTTGAGGTTAAAAATTAGCAAACGTTACGTTCTCAACTCAAATTTTCACGAGGGTGCAATATCTATCCAATAAGTATCTGCTAGAACTAAAGATTTCGTCTAGTCATTTTTTTGGACAAACCATGATTTTAACTCATTTCAAACAAAACGCATTAGAGATTTGAAAGGTATTTCCTCCACAGACCACATTTATATCCCTTATATTCTTGATTTTCCTAccattttgaaaatatgtgCATGTTCAGGATTTTGACACACATCATTAGCTATATTAGACTGCATAGCATCCATAGAATagataaaaatcaaacaaataccGGTGACCATGGGCTTGGCTCAGGTAGAGATTTGTCAGGAGGTGAATTTTGAACCGCCCCACTCTTCCTTGTGAGAATATCCTGCAAATAGTTGCATAATTGAATAGTTCAAATACAAGATATCTAATTGCTAGAGTCAACAACTCCATAGAAActtcaagaaaatgaatttaagCAACGGCGGGTAGCATTTTCAAGCCAATTAACCAACAATCTGAGCATCCACAACCTTTAAGTTaccaatattcattttatttctttcagcAAATACTACACCCTGTACTGACCATTTGTCTAGATTGAAACACTATGTTCATAATTATGGAATATCCATATGCACTTTTCTTAGATACAATAGAAAAGAAACAGGCTCCACTTAATCATTCTGGGTGGCATTGCACTGATGAAGCATAAACTTACCTCTCCCGCTGCTTCCATGGCAGACAACCATTCATCAGAAAACGGTATAGCATTTGGAGGAATAACAAGCAAgagatttttcttttcttcaagaCCATCCCCATGCTTATTTCTGTCAAGCAGATAAACCCACAGATTTTGATCCACAACAGTTTGACATGGAAGATATAAAACTAagcaaatagaaaaaaatgataacacTTACTCTGTTAGCAATGTGGTTTCAACCGTGTCATGGTCCCACTTAGGACGAAGACAACTGAGAGAACTACTAGCATCTTCAGAAACTTCAACCTTATTGGTGTGAGAGAAAGGTGATTCCTTTGCATCTGCAGTACCACCTCCAGTTTCATCTTCATCGTTACAAGCTTCAAGTTTTAAAGGTGATTCCTTTGCAGGAGTGGAATTTCTTGAAACGCTTTTCAATATTACATTTTGACCTGTAATAGAATCTTCCACACTCTCAACAGCATTAACTGCAGAGCATACATCAGGAAGATGTTCTGCCTTCATGTAATCATCAGTACAGACAAGATTCTCTGCAACAAACTCATCCCCAGCTAAGGCCAGGCACTCTGATGGTTGAAAGCAGCAGTTATCCAACATTTCGCTTTCTGATGACTGCACCACCAAAGTCCATGGCTCCTTTGTACCACTAAGGTTACCAATTTCAGATTCACAATTCTTTAGTGACACTGTTGTGGTCAGCTCATTGTTTGCATAACTAACTTGTAAACACGGGACCTTCTCTGTCTTTATACCAGTATCCTCCGGGGACAATTGTGTCGTATTTTGAGGAAGTGGGAAGTCGTTACTTTCTATGCTCTGAGTGTCCTGATGAAGACAGTGTGACGGATTTTCACACTCCACCATTCTGAGAGGTTGTGCTATAGCTTTCTCTTTACCTAGATCGTCTCTTTGTCTATTATCCAGAGATAAAGACAATGGAATCTCAGTGTCAACCATTTTCGATCCATCTTTTCTGTCTGAGACTACATCCAGAAGTTCACCAACATTTTCTTCCTGCTTCGAGTTCTGAAGACACTGTTGTTTTTCAGCCAATAACCTGTCTCTTATATCCAATTTCCCAATTTGTTTTGACTCCATCTCAGtttgatgaaaatgttgaACCTCTGGACCTTCACAGGGTTGGCAGGAGTCATTACCAATCTCGTGCTTGAATTTTGCATAATTTTTGCAGTCCTCAACAGTCGACGCAAGTACAGAATTTAGCATATGGAGCTCTGCTGCGGGGTTGGCTGGACTTCCATTGACAGTCTCCCCCCTTTCCAAAGCTTTCACACTTTCCCTGCAGTAAATTCCTTGCTGGGATACATCCATTTGCTCACCTGCTATTTCCTTTTCACTATAACTGTTCGAGTCAGTTCTTTCATTCTCTCCAAGAGAACTAATTAATGGATTAGTTTTCTCTAAGTGAGCTTCATGGGAATCTTGTTTGCTGCTTTCTCTGCAATCACTTTGCATTGCCGAAATATTTTGCATTCTGTCATAAAATGTATCTGTGTATTGTGTGGAATCACAATCCAACTGTGCATTATGTAGAATCGCCAGAATATTTTTCTTGTCATATTGTTCATCAATTGCACTTGATGTTTGAGATTCCAAAATAGCAGAATTCTGTTTTGATCCTAGTTCTGCATTTCTCCATTCAATTCCACATGATTCATCTTTTACAGGGCAATCATCTATAGAATTATTGAGAATTGCTTGTTCCCAACTTCCATTTCGTGAAGGAACTTCAATGCCGATCTTCCGCGATTCAGCGTCCCCATGAGATTCCTTCACAGGCATTGTTTTCTTGAAAGGACCCTGAATTTGTTCAAAACAATTATAATTGTGTCAAAGAATCTTATCTCATTACCAATGGGCTGAGAATTAAAAATGTAGAAATGACATTCAGTCCCACCTCCACGTTTGGTTTCAATAAATCAGAATCACAGACATGAACTGCTGTAGTAGACTCTGATCGGGAGAATATTCCCTTACTTCTGCTGATTATGCTATCTGAAACCGCATCATGTGACTTGGTTGTTATGCTCAAGTTGCCTTGCAACCTCAAACTTCCAGGATTCCgtgacaaattaaaatatgactcAGTATCTCGTGATGGCAAATTCCGGAATACAGAAGGTTTAGGCTGCATTAGCTAAGAGAATTAGCAATACAATAGGAAGCAAATATGGACTAATACTTCTCTATTCTATTTTCAAGCTCTACTGGATAACTGAAGTCAAAACTACCTGACTGAAGAATGACAAAGATGGTGATGGCATTCTCAGACCTGATGGCCTCATCGTTTGATTTTGCGAAGGATGCAAAATTTTAGCATTATTTTGAGCATTCTGAGAAAAAGTTGCTGAATCATATCGTTGGCTCTCACATGAGTTCTCTAGCCTGATTTGAGTCAAATTGCTTGGAGTCATCTTTGAAGCGGAACTATAGGCTTTTCCAATTGTCACTAGACTTGTATTGATGGATAAATTCCTATTGAATGATGAGAAGTCCTGCAATATTAACATCATATAAAGTTTGAAGGAAGTAATCGAGCAGAATGGCAAGATTAGTGGAAGTTGCTGCCAATGTTTCTAGCTGAATTCAGGGAACTAGTTGAAGCAGTTTTGGTTTCGCGAGTTTCTATATACAGCAGTCAGGTTTTTACCAAATTTCCATCTGAATGGTTGGCTGATTGAGGAATATCAGCTCTTGATGCGTTTTGAGTGTCattacaaattttcagggagcTCTTTGGTTCCGCGTCTCTCTGTATGCTAAAATCTGCATGAGAAAAATAGAAGTGAGATATTGTGCACCATACTTCTACATACAAAGATTTACTAATACTTGAAAGTTTCTAAATGACCAAAGCAAATGATCCAGTATTCAAGGGGATAAACAGAATGAAGACAAACATAGCTGTTCTAGACTTTTCAGAAAAATTATCAAACACAAGTGAGATTCGATATGCAGTTACCTGGTTGAGTTATCCGGTTGTGCTTAACATGGCTCCCTCTGGGTATAGTACTCCTAATTGTAGCACAAGCTGGACTGAGGCTTGGCTTCAAGCCAGGAACTTTGGGCAGCTTTGATTCCTTGCTTGTAGTTTTCCCGACACTTGCATTTGCCGGCCTTTTTAATGTACATAGATATTAAGGATAGTGTACTTCAAACTTTTGTCAGGAAATGAGTGGTGAAAGTAAGAAAAATCCTAGATTCATTATGCACTATAACCAAAGGATATGATGGTGAAGGTAAAGGTCGAGGGCAGTCGATATATTTTGACTGAAGTTTGATGCCTGAATTAGTTGAGAATTTCTGTAAAGCCTGAAAGACCAATAGAATTAGAAAGCCAACTTCCAACcattagaaagagaaaaatgatcTAGTGATAACTGACCAGAGATGTTGATGTCGTACGGTTGGAGGAAGAGAAATCAAGCATT
The genomic region above belongs to Salvia hispanica cultivar TCC Black 2014 chromosome 3, UniMelb_Shisp_WGS_1.0, whole genome shotgun sequence and contains:
- the LOC125211218 gene encoding uncharacterized protein LOC125211218 — encoded protein: MYLVGINKVEKKSMNSMGKTAVELVEESCDEEMTKAMVSIMPPSAWSWSNPAMLETLSKKREQTMVVMALIATMAFQAAVSPPGGVWQEDTSSHRAGEAVMATTHPKIYKHLIRANTTAFVSSLITIFMVTVPQRFGKGILLNFSPYAVWVSLAAIAVSFGGSVLIVVPDTQTRSLTEIKTVVVAVSLGFLGIRFLRNVFITCCVILFGYKWVKDTLTRIRRLWSKVL
- the LOC125211216 gene encoding uncharacterized protein LOC125211216, which translates into the protein MRSDSKNRLTVRNAPRAPSVDALENAQGLASPCSISKERSCSKDNISVNKSGTSSLCLEPQQMKKRKKGGKCNLRKSLAWDRAFSTEEGVLDPLELSAISGVSCRAGLTFISEGTPVSSGQDEEFHKYKENYQSSPMLDFSSSNRTTSTSLALQKFSTNSGIKLQSKYIDCPRPLPSPSLKRPANASVGKTTSKESKLPKVPGLKPSLSPACATIRSTIPRGSHVKHNRITQPDFSIQRDAEPKSSLKICNDTQNASRADIPQSANHSDGNLDFSSFNRNLSINTSLVTIGKAYSSASKMTPSNLTQIRLENSCESQRYDSATFSQNAQNNAKILHPSQNQTMRPSGLRMPSPSLSFFSQPKPSVFRNLPSRDTESYFNLSRNPGSLRLQGNLSITTKSHDAVSDSIISRSKGIFSRSESTTAVHVCDSDLLKPNVEGPFKKTMPVKESHGDAESRKIGIEVPSRNGSWEQAILNNSIDDCPVKDESCGIEWRNAELGSKQNSAILESQTSSAIDEQYDKKNILAILHNAQLDCDSTQYTDTFYDRMQNISAMQSDCRESSKQDSHEAHLEKTNPLISSLGENERTDSNSYSEKEIAGEQMDVSQQGIYCRESVKALERGETVNGSPANPAAELHMLNSVLASTVEDCKNYAKFKHEIGNDSCQPCEGPEVQHFHQTEMESKQIGKLDIRDRLLAEKQQCLQNSKQEENVGELLDVVSDRKDGSKMVDTEIPLSLSLDNRQRDDLGKEKAIAQPLRMVECENPSHCLHQDTQSIESNDFPLPQNTTQLSPEDTGIKTEKVPCLQVSYANNELTTTVSLKNCESEIGNLSGTKEPWTLVVQSSESEMLDNCCFQPSECLALAGDEFVAENLVCTDDYMKAEHLPDVCSAVNAVESVEDSITGQNVILKSVSRNSTPAKESPLKLEACNDEDETGGGTADAKESPFSHTNKVEVSEDASSSLSCLRPKWDHDTVETTLLTENKHGDGLEEKKNLLLVIPPNAIPFSDEWLSAMEAAGEDILTRKSGAVQNSPPDKSLPEPSPWSPVKKKNNQIGPYDCTKKITAASDS